Within Thermovirga sp., the genomic segment ACAGGCAGTGGTTGAGCGCGAAGGCCCCCGCGCAGGGGTCGATGAAAGAGAGGAACTTCATGGGAGCCTCCAGCAGTATGTCGGAAAAGGCGGCCAGCGGGGAGAGGGCCGAGTCGGTGACACCTATAATCGGGACGCCCTTGTCCCTCAGGTATTGGGCAAGCTTCTGCGTTGTCACGGGGTAGCGGGGAAAGCTATAGATTATTGCCGCGTCCTCGGAACCCGTCTTCTGAAGCTGCCTGAAGAGGCTTTCCTCGACCCGTGTCAGAAGGAGGACGCCTTCCCTCAGTATGCCAAGGAAGTAGGCCATATACTCGGCGAGACAGATGTTCGCCAGGAACCCGGCGATGAAGATCTTCCGTTTATTTGACAGGAGATCCACCGCTTTTTGCACGCTTTCTTCTTTGAGGCGCCTTTTCATCTCACCCAGGACATGGAATTCGAGCGAAAGGACCCTCTGGAAAAGGGGCTCCTCTTCGTCCCCGGGTTCTCCCATGTAACGATCGATGGACCGAATCTGGGAGCGTACCGTATCACGG encodes:
- a CDS encoding MurR/RpiR family transcriptional regulator — encoded protein: MKKEERFSALDRIAALSNTLTGQQMALARYIYQNPEKSAFFNSVQLSEVARVSTPTVVRLAVKLGFKGFQEALRDTVRSQIRSIDRYMGEPGDEEEPLFQRVLSLEFHVLGEMKRRLKEESVQKAVDLLSNKRKIFIAGFLANICLAEYMAYFLGILREGVLLLTRVEESLFRQLQKTGSEDAAIIYSFPRYPVTTQKLAQYLRDKGVPIIGVTDSALSPLAAFSDILLEAPMKFLSFIDPCAGAFALNHCLLTAFYFRYPKKMRETLLRFEEYSKSQNLFLMEDIDIVDLV